A region of Sporosarcina sp. FSL W7-1349 DNA encodes the following proteins:
- a CDS encoding TspO/MBR family protein — MNLTSKRVWLNTIIVLTYVLMIVTNVLANVLPINGQTTGEVSAKYSNLFAPAGFTFSIWSVIYVLLGLHVLYQLGFFHNKQKPSTARLLTQVGIYFSISSILNTLWILAWHYERLFLSVIIMIGLLLCLIKINKLTAEASLTIKESFFIKLPFSVYFGWITVATIANITAFLVSIGWDGFGLSEVTWTILILIIGTIIGVTTMLRLHNPAYGLAIVWAYFGIYSKHTSETGFNNQYPAIILTVVICMIVLSLSIILVAIGNRRQPNT, encoded by the coding sequence ATGAATTTAACAAGCAAACGAGTATGGTTGAATACAATAATCGTTCTTACATACGTCTTAATGATTGTCACCAATGTATTGGCGAACGTCTTACCCATTAATGGGCAAACGACGGGGGAAGTTTCAGCGAAATATAGTAATTTATTTGCCCCAGCAGGCTTTACATTTTCCATCTGGAGCGTCATCTATGTCTTATTAGGATTACATGTCTTATACCAACTCGGTTTCTTTCACAACAAGCAAAAACCTTCTACAGCCCGTCTATTAACACAAGTCGGCATCTACTTTTCAATTTCTTCAATTCTTAATACTCTTTGGATACTCGCATGGCATTATGAAAGACTATTCCTATCAGTCATCATTATGATAGGGCTTCTTCTTTGCCTAATTAAAATCAACAAATTGACCGCAGAAGCTTCCCTCACTATAAAAGAAAGCTTTTTTATCAAACTTCCCTTTAGTGTCTATTTTGGCTGGATCACAGTTGCAACCATCGCCAACATTACAGCTTTCCTTGTCTCCATCGGGTGGGATGGATTTGGGCTATCTGAAGTGACATGGACTATACTTATCCTGATTATCGGAACAATCATCGGTGTGACAACAATGCTTCGCTTACACAACCCGGCGTATGGTTTGGCTATAGTATGGGCTTATTTCGGTATCTACTCTAAACATACATCTGAAACTGGATTCAACAACCAATACCCCGCCATTATATTGACCGTCGTTATCTGCATGATTGTCCTATCCCTATCGATCATCCTTGTCGCCA
- a CDS encoding antitoxin VbhA family protein, whose amino-acid sequence MDSLNGTPREERQKRVRFGVGMAAIDGGKPTDFTRGLLKQYENGGVSVKHLIQAIIYKYGIKVVQTLSRLNRTSPGKDDTFVLDIENDPEDSGLPTLL is encoded by the coding sequence ATGGACTCATTGAATGGAACACCACGGGAAGAACGTCAAAAACGTGTTCGATTTGGGGTTGGGATGGCCGCTATTGACGGTGGAAAGCCGACTGATTTTACACGGGGATTATTAAAACAGTACGAAAATGGTGGGGTTTCGGTAAAGCATTTAATACAAGCGATTATTTATAAGTATGGGATTAAGGTCGTTCAAACATTATCACGCTTGAATCGCACGAGCCCAGGTAAGGACGATACATTCGTGCTTGATATCGAAAATGATCCAGAAGATAGTGGCCTTCCAACCTTACTATGA